CCAGTACATAATGTATGTTGCATTAGAATATTGATTTGTTCACCCCAAAAAAACAGCTGAGGTCTTCATGAGGTCATTCTAATGGAGCTGAAAGTGTTCCTTTAGTAATATTTCTGTCGTTTCATGTATTGTTCTGTGGTCATGATGTCAACATCTTTTTCATCCCTAAGAAGAAGAAACGCTAGAGAGTCGGATGGCTGAGGAAGAGAAACCTGCCGCTCTTCCTGAGAAAGAGTGTGGGGCTGCTAAATCCTCAGACCAACCCAAGGGCCTCAGTAAGGGCCAAATGGAGTCTAGTGCGGAGGCCCAAATAGTTCCCGAAGACAGTGCCCCGGCAGGGGCCCCACATGAGAAAAGTGTAAAAGAGGTCAAGGAGGTGTCTCCAGAAGTAAAAACCCCTTCCTCCGCTGGGGAAGGTGTGTCTTTCTCAGGATTTGCATGTGTTTTGTTGCAAATGATCTCTCCAGTGGCTTACCGACCTGATGCCTTTCCAACCCTATTTCGCTATTTCATCGCTGGGTCTTACGATAACAAGTCCACTGTTGTAGGCTTAATGTGCAGAGAGTGTGGCTTGCGCAAGTGCCGTGTGGCAGCTGGTTTTCCAGTGCTGCAGCTGATTCCTGGTTTTCCTTTGCCATGATACAATACGCTTTGCAGCCAGGCTGATGATGCTATGtgagcttctttttttattttttttacccgCCCCCCTCATCTCAAATGTTTGCCAGTCACATTGCTAAtacatgtgtatttttgtttttattttggggaCAGCAattcatatgcttttatttcaaatCGTACAGTTGGATTTTGGCACATAGAGGCTTAAATGGTGGAATCGTTTTTGTTTGCAACCAAAATGTGCTATATTTTTTATGCTTCAATGAATACTGGTTTGATTTTCTTGAGCTCCTGCTGATGCTTCTCATATCATTTTCTCCCCATGGCAGCCAGCCCTTCTGATCATCCCCATATCTCTTGAGTTTTCATTCATCTAACCTTTATTAGAAGttcataaagtattttttttctattgttacaACAGGACACATAAGTATATAAGGTAATGATGATCCATACACTTGCTCTTTTAGAGATggttgaattttattatttttccccaaatctttTCCAGATAACTACATTTAGCTCTAATGACCACAGTAAAATACTTTTGACCTTAAAACACAAGTGGGACAATAAAGCCTTCTggattgttgaataaataaaagtaaaaatgtgttATCTAATTTCTGTGAAGCACCTTTAAAGCCAATACTGGCCAATGCTTCACCAGTTGGTCATGCTCCAGGGATTGAGGTCATGACCATGGGAATAAAGTTATTTCAATAGTTGACTCTTTTGAAAAGTTTGTTACTCACATGACTTCCCAGTATCAACAGTGTAATTCAGATTTTCTTATATCTACTGTACAGACTAAGTGATGATtaggaatttaaatttttaaatatgtgataGAAACTGGCTTGTAAATTCTTAAGTCATATCATATAAAATTGATAGCAagtatttacttatatttctgaAATTTACCCTCAGATGAATTCTAAAAATTTATGCCAGTAATCTGTGGATGCCTAAAGAATTGGCCCTGACATTTGTTGATCAAGTTAACTGCAACTATTAACATTATATCATTGTGTATTACTTGGCTCTCTGCCCATAGCCTaccaattcatttttaaatgataaaaccaATGAAAATGTTCAGTAGAAATCAATTCTTATCTATATTTAGTTCTTACTATATATTCTTGTGTACCCTAACATTAGCTGCTTAGTCAATATTCATTAGCTTATAACTTTTATGTATAGAAGGCACataaatttgtttcttctatAATACACATCACATAATGTTTAGGAGAgaccaacaaaaaaaacaaaggaaaaaagagaaaagaatatccAGAAATATACTGCTCTTACAATTCCTTTGCACATTAATTTACAACCAAAGTTCATTTTAGTAATAGTACACATATATCTCAGTCCTGACCTTTTCATATTGACTTTTACATGGGTAGCATGCTTGCATGttccataatttttgtttttattctaccATTCATTTAtcacttcaaaatataattttaagcttATTTCCTGAATGCACTTGcctattatttgtttaaaaatcaacCCGATTACTTCAGATTTACTTACAGCCTCGAAGATGGAGTTCCATGATCAACAGGAATTGACTCCCTCTGCAGCTGAGCCTTCAGACAAGAAGGAAAAGGAGTCAGAGAAGCAAAGTAAGCCTGGTGAAGACCTTAAACATGCTGCCTTAGTTTCTCAGCCAGAGACAACTAAAACTTACCCTGATAAAAAGGACATGCAAggcacagaagaagaaaaagcaccCCCAGCTTTGTTTGGGCACACTCTTGTTGCCAGCCTGGAAGACATGAAACAGAAGACAGAACCAAGCCTTGTAGTACCTGGCATTGACCTCCCTAAAGAGCCTCCAACTCCAAAAGAACAAAAGGACTGGTTCATCGAAATGCCAACGGAAGCAAAAAAGGATGAGTGGGGTTTAGTTGCTCCAATATCTCCTGGCCCTCTGACTCCCATGAGGGAAAAAGACGTATTTGATGATATCCCAAAATGGGAAGGGAAACAATTTGATTCTCCCATGCCAAGTCCCTTTCAAGGTGGAAGCTTCACTCTTCCTTTAGATGTCATGAAGAATGAAATAGTTACAGAAACATTGCCCTTCATCCCTGCCTTTTTACAGCCAGATGACAAAAAATCTCTGCAACAAACCAGTGGCCCAGCTACTGCCaaagatagttttaaaattgAAGAGCCCCATGAGGATAAACCTGACAAAATGGCAGAAGCACCACCCTCAGAGGCAATGACCTTATCCAAAGATGCTCACATTCCAGTTGTAGAAGAACATGTTACGGGGAAAGttttagaggaagaaaaggaggccaTAAATCAAGAGACTGTGCAGCAAAAAGATAGTTTCACCCCCAGTGGACAGGAACCTATACTTAGTGAAAAGGAACCGGAGCTGAGGCTTGAAGAAAAAACCACCATTTCTGAAAAAGAAGCTGTGCCAAAGGAGAGTAAACCCCGAAAacctacagatgaagaaacaggcatAATTCAGACCTCCACAGAGCACACTTTCTCAGAACAGAAAGACCAAGAGCCTACCACAGATATGTTGAAACAGGACTCATTCCCTGTAAGTTTGGAGCAAGCAGTTACAGATTCAGCCGTGACCTCTAAAACACTGGAGAAAGCCATGACCGAACCATCTGCATTAATTGAAAAGAGCTCAATTCAGGAACTTTTTGAAATGAGAGTTGATGACAAAGATAAGATTGAAGGAGTTGGAGCTGCAACATCAGCTGACTTTGATATGCCATTTTATGAAGATAAATCAGGAATGTCCAAGTACTTTGAAACATCTGCCTTGAAAGAAGAAGCAACAAAAAGCATTGAGCCAGGCAGTGATTACTATGAACTGAGTGACACTAGAGAAAGTGTCCATGAGTCTATTGATACCATGTCTCCCATGCATAAAAATGGTGACAAGGAGTTTCAAACAGGAAAAGAATCCCAGCCCAGTCCTCCAGCACAAGAAGCAGGATACAGCACTCTCGCACAGAGTTATCCATCAGATTTACCTGAAGAACCCAGTTCTCCTCAAGAAAGAATGTTCACTATTGATCCAAAAGTGTATGGAGAGAAAAGGGACCTCCACAGTAAGAATAAGGACGATTTGACCCTTAGCAGGAGTTTAGGACTTGGTGGTAGGTCTGCAATAGAACAAAGAAGCATGTCAATCAATTTGCCGATGTCTTGCCTAGATTCCATAGCCCTTGGATTTAACTTTGGTCGGGGACATGATCTTTCTCCTCTGGCTTCTGATATTCTAACCAACACTAGTGGAAGTATGGATGAAGGGGATGATTACCttccagccaccacacctgcacTGGAGAAAGCCCCTTGCTTCCCTGTTGAAAGCAAAGAGGAAGAACAGATAGAGAAAGTAAAAGCTACTGGAGAAGAAAGTACTCAAGTGGAGACATCATGTGAGTCTCCTTTCCTAGCCAAAGATTTTTACAAAAATGGTAATGTCATGGCACCTGACCTGCCTGAAATGCTAGATCTGGCAGGCACAAGGTCAAGATTGGCTTCTGTGAGTGCAGATGCTGAGGTTGCCAGGAGGAAATCAGTCCCATCAGAGACTGTGGTTGAGGATAGTCGTACTGGCTTGCCCCCGGTAACTGATGAAAACCATGTCATTGTAAAAACAGACAGTCAGCTCGAAGACCTGGGCTACTGTGTGTTCAATAAATACACAGTCCCATTGCCATCACCTGTTCAAGACAGTGAGAATTTATCAGGGGAGAGTGGTTCCTTTTACGAAGGCACTGATGATAAAGTTCGAAGAGATTTGGCCACAGACCTTTCATTGATTGAAGTGAAACTGGCAGCAGCCGGAAGAGTCAAAGATGAGTTCAGTGTTGACAAAGAAGCATCCGCACATATCTCTGGTGACAAATCAGGACTGAGTAAGGAGTTTGACCAAGAGAAGAAAGCTAATGATAGGTTGGATACTGTACTAGAAAAGAGTGAAGAACATGCTGATTCAAAAGAACATGCCAAGAAAACTGAAGAGGCTGGTGATGAAGCAGAAACATTCGGATTAGGAGTAACCTATGAGCAAGCTTTGACCAAAGATTTGTCAATACCAACAGATGCATCCTCCGAGAAAGCAGAGAAAGGTCTTAGTTCAGTGCCAGAGATAACTGAGGTAGAACCATCCAAAAGAGTAGAACAAGGTCTGGATTTTGCTGTCCAGGGTCAACTAGATGTTAAAATTAGTGACTTTGGACAGATGGCTTCAGGGCTAAACATAGACGATAGAAGGGCAACGGAGCTAAAACTTGAGGCTACACAGGACATGACCCCCTCATCCAAAGCACCGCAGGAGGCAGATGCATTTATGGGTGTTGAGTCTGGCCACATGAAAGAAGGCACCAAAGTTAGTGAGACAGAAGTCAAAGAGAAGGTGGCCAAGCCTGACTTGGTGCACCAGGAGGCTGTAGACAAGGAGGAGTCCTATGAATCTAGTGGTGAGCATGAAAGTCTCACCATGGAGTCCTTGAAAGCTGATGAGGGCAAGAAGGAAACATCTCCAGAATCATCtctaattcaagatgagattgccGTCAAATTGTCAGTGGAAATACCTTGCCCACCTGCTGTTTCAGAGGCTGATTTAGCCACAGATGAGAGAGCTGATGTCCAGATGGAATTTATTCAGGGgccaaaagaagaaatcaaagagaCCCCGGATATATCCATCACGCCTTCTGATGTTGCAGAGCCTTTGCATGAAGCAATCGTATCTGAACCAGCAGAGATTCAGAGTGAGGAAGAAGAGATAGAAGCCCAGGGAGAATATGATAAACTGCTCTTCCGCTCAGACACCCTTCAGATAACTGACCTGGGTGTCTCAGGTGCCAGGGAGGAATTTGTGGAGACTTGCCCAGGTGAACACAAAGGAGTGATTGAGTCTGTTGTGACCATCGAGGATGATTTCATCACTGTAGTGCAAACCACGACTGATGAAGGGGAGTCAGGGTCCCACAGCGTGCGTTTTGCAGCCCTAGAGCAGCCTGAGGTGGAAAGGAGACCATCTCCTCATGATGAAGAAGAGTTTGAAGTAGAAGAGGCAGCTGAAGCCCAGGCAGAACCCAGAGATGGTTCCCCAGAGGCTCCAGCTTCCCCTGAGAGAGAAGAGGTTGCACTTTCTGAATATAAGACAGAAACCTATGACGATTACAAAGATGAGACCACCATTGACGACTCCATCATGGACGCTGACAGCCTCTGGGTGGACACTCAAGGtgtgcattattattattattttttttaattttcttctcacaACTCAAACACAATAACcttatgggaatttttttttcacttaaacattttaaaatactttatctctttattttgcattttgttaaATATACAAAGGATTTTGTACACTTGTTACTAATGTTttcactgttgttgttgttgtcatgaTTTGCTTTGATCCACAGATGATGATAGGAGCATCATGACAGAACAGTTAGAAACTATTCCTAAAGAGGAGAAAGCTGAAAAGGAAGCTCGGAGATCATCTCTTGagaaacatagaaaagaaaagccttttAAAACCGGGAGAGGCAGAATTTCCACTCCTGAAAGAAAAGTAGCTAAAAAGGAACCTAGCACAGTCTCCAGAGATGaagtgagaaggaaaaaaggtTCATTTAACaatcacttctttaaaaatgtttttgaagtaattcattattatttttttgcagaaGAACTGCCTAACAGTGGTAactaattatttataaaatctcGTTCGGTTTTGctccaaatgtttattttttcctgatggtatgctttttgtgttttcttattcATAGCAGTTTATAAGAAGGCTGAACTTGCTAAAAAAACAGAAGTTCAGGCCCACTCTCCCTCCaggaaattcattttaaaaccTGCTATCAAATATACTAGACCAACTCATCTCTCCTGTGTTAAGCGGAAAACCACAGGTGACTGTTCAATTCTGCAATGTGACTGGCAAACAtagacatgtattttttttttaaatctcattactGTAGCagcttcttcattttgtttttcttccaagaATCTCAGCAGTCATGAACAATTTTACTATTAAGTGTCTTGTATCATTATTCTTTATTTCCCCCTCCTTACAGAAAAGGTCATGACCATCTGTTTCTTTGTCATGCTCAGACATAACAGTGCGTGATTGTATCTTGGCATTGTGCTCTAGTGTCACGTTCTGGGGATTCCTATTTTCATTCTGTGTGTTTGGTTAGACGATGGCGATGAATTTAACTGTGGTATGCATTCtcattattttgcttatttatctcTCTCATGCTTAAACCCATAAATATTTGTCCTATTTTCTACATTGATACTGCCAAATCTGTTACTGATGTTGATGAATTTATTGAAAACCACCAAGAATGTGTAGTGATTTAGatactgaaaatgaaaagcaagccAGAAAGTGAAATTGTGGTTTGCAAAATTACTATTACTTTGCTTTTgctgaaaaaaagaagatagaaaacaaaattttctggTAATTGTATCAGATTTTATTCCTCATATCCAAAATTAACAAGATTTTCACTCTACTGAACTACATCTCTTAGCTGACATTTTGTCATGGGGATTTCTTAAATATGTTGGATCCAAACTGCTTGACTTTTCTGTATAATTTAGTATTCAAAAATTTGAAGCTAAAACTCTTCCTTTTAggaggaacttgttagaaataaacttcggtttatttttactttgctacctacttttttttttttttttttcctgagacggagtctcactctgttgcccaggctggagtgcagtggcacgacctcggctcactgaaacctccacctcccgggttcaagcagttcttctgcctcagcctcccgagtagctgggattacaggtgtgcacccagctaattttttttttttttagtacagacggggtttcaccatcttggccaggctggttttgaacttctgacctcgtgatccacctgcctcggcctcccaaagtgctgggattacaggcatgagccaccgcacccggcctgctatCTACTTATTACTCTTcctcaaatacatattttttcctaaGTTTATAAAACTGGTAAAACAAAGGAATGAAACATGTTGGAAACCATCATAAAAGCCCCTACAAATATCTGTAATGCCaacttttttctaaatttcagggcaaagtatttattttatatgtttaattatACTAGGATAATCTTACCTtacactatattttattttagcatttattaaGTGGCATGCTTGTAGTCTGCAAAATGACAGATTGCTAaatcagaaaagaatgtttttctttccattgtacATCATCAATGCCTCTATATAAATCTTTGGATGGTTTTAAAGGTTAAGAGGAACATTAGCCTTTGCgagaaagagaaaatcaaggtaattgatggttttattttagccattgaAAATTCCAAGTATTTTGTATTTGTGTTCTTCATCTAGAAATCGTATCATGTGTTTTCCTTCAAAAACAAGAATCTAAGGCAGGATTTGAAAATAGAAGGCTTGTATATACGCACACCTTGATAAAGCTTCAGGATGAAGAATATCTCTGAAGCTAGGAGTTAGGAATTAACATGACACACCTCAGTTCATTTTCTCAGGTTTTTAGCTTCATCAAACTTAGAACTTCATTAAACTTAATAGCAAATTAATAGCTTCATTAAACTTTGTAGCAAAATTGCTTGGGCAAGCAGAATCTCTTGATTTAGCATAAAAACTCTATAACCTACCTAAAAGGATGAAAGATGTCATCAGGATTGTGGAATTTTagggaaaatgtaaaatggtttaGTAAAGTGTTTGCATGTCATTGGTATTCAATTTACCACATTTAAAGTAAATCgtgtttttattcattctttgaaagaaatttaaaatctttgAACTAattaagattttcctttattctggTCTAATGTTAAGATACTTTAGGAGAAAGCATGTATCAGATGTAGGTGTCATTGGCTTGAAGCAAGCTGTACATGTCACAAGAATTTGAGTTATATTACAGAGATAGAAGTAAGGCATCGCTTTTATTGCTTCCTTAAAAACAGTGAGTCCTAGAATCTGAAAAATCTCACTAGCTAGTCCTACATGGCATAAAGCATATTGTAGACAGTTATTATGTTTGTGTCAGAACTGTACCTGTCATAAAAATACCTTTTTGGAACTTATTCACAGGGCTTATAAGGATACATATTTTTTCTGAGGGTTTCTATTTTATGAATGAAAATTAAGGAGGAATAAACACACAAGCTTGATTATTTTATCTTCTAAGCCCAAATTTCAAACATAGATGGTTTTCCAAACCacaaaggattgttttaaatCATGAGAGCTAAGCCACCTCAGGTAAGTCATCAACCAAAATGTGCTAGAGATAATGGAGTTTAAAATTGAAACCAGAAGCATAAAACAGCAGCAAGAGAAACAACAGTAACAGATGTGGTAATAATTTCATACAGGAAGTGCATGTGTAGAACATGTTCTGTATTTACTGAACGTAAATTTTCTCTCGTGTTTTCCGTTCTTGACAAACTATTTTTGTTCCCTTCTCATGTGGCATTTTCATATCAAACAAGTATGTCATTCATATTGTGAAATGAAGGGATACAAAGGGAAAGGGGTTGGCTGATCATGACAGTTTGAAATGTAAAATACCGAAATATCTATGGGTATGCCAGTGGCTTCCAGAGCAAGAAGAGGGTTTGGAACTCTCTATGAACCCTCTTCTGTATATCATGTGAACCCCAGAAACCAATCAATGTTCTTTTCCTCAAATTTTGCAACATTCACATTGCTGTTCTGTAACTTCTGTTCTAAAGGATCTATCCTTACGTACTAGTGACTCAAAGATACATTGgtaatcaatagaaaaattatGTGGTGTGCTTACCTGCACTTTGGTAGACAAAGGGTTATATTAATTAGCACACACTGTTGGAGCCACATGCTATGTTATTGTTATTCCGGTTACTTGAGTTATTGAATTTGAGTCTCATAATAAGCAAACTTTTGCTTTGCATTAGTCTGTTGACACAACAGAATATCCTACAGGTATTTAGAACTGCATTTATGAGTTTTTAGCGACTAAGtttggggttgtttgtcttttattttcaacaGCAGCAGGTGGGGAATCAGCTCTGGCTCCCAGTGTATTTAAACAGGCAAAGGACAAAGTCTCTGTGAGTAAAATAAGTTTTTCCTTGTTCTTCATTTGAAGTTCCTTTGGTATTAGCTGTAACATGGGAATAACTTTTGATAATGTTTAGATATTTACtcttaaaagtcattttaaatagTTCGCTCACCCAGAAGATTCTCCGTGGCATCCAGGCATGGAAGGATGAATGTCTTCTGGGATGGCATATGATGGTAATTGGTGAGGACACAGCTGGATTGCTTCCTTACTAGTAAGACAAGAACATAGAAAGCAGCACAATGATATGGCAAAAATAAGGAAGTCCAGTTTACTTTTCATAGAATCAAATTAAACCATATAATCAACAGTAACTGTATTTTATAATAcactttcattgtttttgttacaaaataaaaatatgaccaaATGAAGCACTGTACACAAGCAGAAAGAAGTAGAAATCAATTATAATCCCCTTATCATAAAGATAAACACAGCTATCATTTTGATGTAAaatcctaatttttttctatacatttataggcttaacaacaaaaatgagaacactgtatatcaatttttaaattaaacagtaACTGTACTTCCATGTCGTTGAACATTTTGTAAGCTTTAATGACTACATGatactgcattttatttctttgcgaTGATATACTTAATCAATTtcctattatttgatttttagaattctttgttggtattttaacaatattactGTAGAGAACTTTTTGGCTAAGTTCAGTTTGTATGCTATTTCCTTCAGATAATTTTCTACTAGTGAAATTATTGtttcaagaaaaatgtttatatttaaagtttttgcTGCATATTGTCAAATTGCCCTCTGGAAAGGTTCTACACACTTATACATTCTGTATAAGGAGAGtgttcatatttattattattactacatattttatattgttgTATATTTGCCAAATTATGGAGATggcatatattattattttaaaaatttattttggttgTATTAGTGGTGTTTAACTTCTTCATATGTTTataaatcttttctattttttctgtgaattttatttttatattattaactatattttaatgACCAAAGCCACCATGAAGTATTTTCACTCCTTTatgattcaaagaaaaaaattaaaaggctacTAATGAAATcctaaaattataacaaataatttGAATGATATTAATTAGTAGCTTATAACAACATTCTGAGACTGAGCAAacacatataatatgtaaatCACAATTCTTAGTTTACCCTTCTAAAAAACCAATAAGATTTTAGACTTCCACTTTCATTTATTATGAAAAGTAGTGATTCATTTCCTATGACAGGCAAATCTTTGATCTTGAACCTGAGGGGTTTTACGTTGATAAAAGATGATACTTGATTTTTATACAAATGTTTCAGATATATTCCTGAACATATGGCAAGCAACAGAATTCATTTATTGCTTTGGTAAATATTAGGCTTTATTATAAACACATTGTGATTTCAAGATTTGTATCTCTTTACCTTCTGTTTCCGAATTAATGATGTATGGTGGTTAGCCGTAGGGCTATGAAACAAATCATGTTCAAATCTTGAACATCTATTAGTTATATGatccttttcttcctatttcttaattttctaaaaataaagggGAAGACAAAATTCCTATATCATGAGttagttataaaattaaatgtaataatgttATAAAACAGTATGCAGTATAATGTTTAGAACATagaattcatttaataaatggtaatagttgttagttattattattttaattaactgaATGGTGGAAGTTTTCAGGAGCAGATATAGAAAATAAGTCTGACCTTTCCTCCTTTAGGTTGACATTATTTGGAACATTTTTAGGAAATTTTTAAGCCCCTTGGTCTTTGAGTAACTCGATAGAATCAGCACTTGGAACAGAACCATAGGCATCGTCTGACACAAAACAAccttttttccttgtaaatgCCCATCTTGTCTTTCTGAAGCAAA
The sequence above is drawn from the Nomascus leucogenys isolate Asia chromosome 22a, Asia_NLE_v1, whole genome shotgun sequence genome and encodes:
- the MAP2 gene encoding microtubule-associated protein 2 isoform X4, giving the protein MADERKDEAKAPHWTSAPLTEASAHSHPPEIKDQGGAGEGLVRSANGFPYREDEEGAFGEHGSQGTYSNTKENGINGELTSADRETAEEVSARIVQVVTAEAVAVLKGEQEKEAQHKDQTAALPLAAEETANLPPSPPPSPASEQTVTVEEEEETLESRMAEEEKPAALPEKECGAAKSSDQPKGLSKGQMESSAEAQIVPEDSAPAGAPHEKSVKEVKEVSPEVKTPSSAGEDLLTASKMEFHDQQELTPSAAEPSDKKEKESEKQSKPGEDLKHAALVSQPETTKTYPDKKDMQGTEEEKAPPALFGHTLVASLEDMKQKTEPSLVVPGIDLPKEPPTPKEQKDWFIEMPTEAKKDEWGLVAPISPGPLTPMREKDVFDDIPKWEGKQFDSPMPSPFQGGSFTLPLDVMKNEIVTETLPFIPAFLQPDDKKSLQQTSGPATAKDSFKIEEPHEDKPDKMAEAPPSEAMTLSKDAHIPVVEEHVTGKVLEEEKEAINQETVQQKDSFTPSGQEPILSEKEPELRLEEKTTISEKEAVPKESKPRKPTDEETGIIQTSTEHTFSEQKDQEPTTDMLKQDSFPVSLEQAVTDSAVTSKTLEKAMTEPSALIEKSSIQELFEMRVDDKDKIEGVGAATSADFDMPFYEDKSGMSKYFETSALKEEATKSIEPGSDYYELSDTRESVHESIDTMSPMHKNGDKEFQTGKESQPSPPAQEAGYSTLAQSYPSDLPEEPSSPQERMFTIDPKVYGEKRDLHSKNKDDLTLSRSLGLGGRSAIEQRSMSINLPMSCLDSIALGFNFGRGHDLSPLASDILTNTSGSMDEGDDYLPATTPALEKAPCFPVESKEEEQIEKVKATGEESTQVETSCESPFLAKDFYKNGNVMAPDLPEMLDLAGTRSRLASVSADAEVARRKSVPSETVVEDSRTGLPPVTDENHVIVKTDSQLEDLGYCVFNKYTVPLPSPVQDSENLSGESGSFYEGTDDKVRRDLATDLSLIEVKLAAAGRVKDEFSVDKEASAHISGDKSGLSKEFDQEKKANDRLDTVLEKSEEHADSKEHAKKTEEAGDEAETFGLGVTYEQALTKDLSIPTDASSEKAEKGLSSVPEITEVEPSKRVEQGLDFAVQGQLDVKISDFGQMASGLNIDDRRATELKLEATQDMTPSSKAPQEADAFMGVESGHMKEGTKVSETEVKEKVAKPDLVHQEAVDKEESYESSGEHESLTMESLKADEGKKETSPESSLIQDEIAVKLSVEIPCPPAVSEADLATDERADVQMEFIQGPKEEIKETPDISITPSDVAEPLHEAIVSEPAEIQSEEEEIEAQGEYDKLLFRSDTLQITDLGVSGAREEFVETCPGEHKGVIESVVTIEDDFITVVQTTTDEGESGSHSVRFAALEQPEVERRPSPHDEEEFEVEEAAEAQAEPRDGSPEAPASPEREEVALSEYKTETYDDYKDETTIDDSIMDADSLWVDTQDDDRSIMTEQLETIPKEEKAEKEARRSSLEKHRKEKPFKTGRGRISTPERKVAKKEPSTVSRDEVRRKKAVYKKAELAKKTEVQAHSPSRKFILKPAIKYTRPTHLSCVKRKTTAGGESALAPSVFKQAKDKVSDGVTKSPEKRSSLPRPSSILPPRRGVSGDRDENSFSLNSSVSSSARRTTRSEPIRRAGKSGTSTPTTPGSTAITPGTPPSYSSRTPGTPGTPSYPRTPHTPGTPKSAILVPSEKKVAIIRTPPKSPATPKQLRLINQPLPDLKNVKSKIGSTDNIKYQPKGGQVQIVTKKIDLSHVTSKCGSLKNIRHRPGGGRVKIESVKLDFKEKAQAKVGSLDNAHHVPGGGNVKIDSQKLNFREHAKARVDHGAEIITQSPGRSSVASPRRLSNVSSSGSINLLESPQLATLAEDVTAALAKQGL
- the MAP2 gene encoding microtubule-associated protein 2 isoform X3 — translated: MADERKDEAKAPHWTSAPLTEASAHSHPPEIKDQGGAGEGLVRSANGFPYREDEEGAFGEHGSQGTYSNTKENGINGELTSADRETAEEVSARIVQVVTAEAVAVLKGEQEKEAQHKDQTAALPLAAEETANLPPSPPPSPASEQTVTVEEEEETLESRMAEEEKPAALPEKECGAAKSSDQPKGLSKGQMESSAEAQIVPEDSAPAGAPHEKSVKEVKEVSPEVKTPSSAGEDLLTASKMEFHDQQELTPSAAEPSDKKEKESEKQSKPGEDLKHAALVSQPETTKTYPDKKDMQGTEEEKAPPALFGHTLVASLEDMKQKTEPSLVVPGIDLPKEPPTPKEQKDWFIEMPTEAKKDEWGLVAPISPGPLTPMREKDVFDDIPKWEGKQFDSPMPSPFQGGSFTLPLDVMKNEIVTETLPFIPAFLQPDDKKSLQQTSGPATAKDSFKIEEPHEDKPDKMAEAPPSEAMTLSKDAHIPVVEEHVTGKVLEEEKEAINQETVQQKDSFTPSGQEPILSEKEPELRLEEKTTISEKEAVPKESKPRKPTDEETGIIQTSTEHTFSEQKDQEPTTDMLKQDSFPVSLEQAVTDSAVTSKTLEKAMTEPSALIEKSSIQELFEMRVDDKDKIEGVGAATSADFDMPFYEDKSGMSKYFETSALKEEATKSIEPGSDYYELSDTRESVHESIDTMSPMHKNGDKEFQTGKESQPSPPAQEAGYSTLAQSYPSDLPEEPSSPQERMFTIDPKVYGEKRDLHSKNKDDLTLSRSLGLGGRSAIEQRSMSINLPMSCLDSIALGFNFGRGHDLSPLASDILTNTSGSMDEGDDYLPATTPALEKAPCFPVESKEEEQIEKVKATGEESTQVETSCESPFLAKDFYKNGNVMAPDLPEMLDLAGTRSRLASVSADAEVARRKSVPSETVVEDSRTGLPPVTDENHVIVKTDSQLEDLGYCVFNKYTVPLPSPVQDSENLSGESGSFYEGTDDKVRRDLATDLSLIEVKLAAAGRVKDEFSVDKEASAHISGDKSGLSKEFDQEKKANDRLDTVLEKSEEHADSKEHAKKTEEAGDEAETFGLGVTYEQALTKDLSIPTDASSEKAEKGLSSVPEITEVEPSKRVEQGLDFAVQGQLDVKISDFGQMASGLNIDDRRATELKLEATQDMTPSSKAPQEADAFMGVESGHMKEGTKVSETEVKEKVAKPDLVHQEAVDKEESYESSGEHESLTMESLKADEGKKETSPESSLIQDEIAVKLSVEIPCPPAVSEADLATDERADVQMEFIQGPKEEIKETPDISITPSDVAEPLHEAIVSEPAEIQSEEEEIEAQGEYDKLLFRSDTLQITDLGVSGAREEFVETCPGEHKGVIESVVTIEDDFITVVQTTTDEGESGSHSVRFAALEQPEVERRPSPHDEEEFEVEEAAEAQAEPRDGSPEAPASPEREEVALSEYKTETYDDYKDETTIDDSIMDADSLWVDTQDDDRSIMTEQLETIPKEEKAEKEARRSSLEKHRKEKPFKTGRGRISTPERKVAKKEPSTVSRDEVRRKKVYKKAELAKKTEVQAHSPSRKFILKPAIKYTRPTHLSCVKRKTTAAGGESALAPSVFKQAKDKVSDGVTKSPEKRSSLPRPSSILPPRRGVSGDRDENSFSLNSSVSSSARRTTRSEPIRRAGKSGTSTPTTPGSTAITPGTPPSYSSRTPGTPGTPSYPRTPHTPGTPKSAILVPSEKKVAIIRTPPKSPATPKQLRLINQPLPDLKNVKSKIGSTDNIKYQPKGGQVQIVTKKIDLSHVTSKCGSLKNIRHRPGGGRVKIESVKLDFKEKAQAKVGSLDNAHHVPGGGNVKIDSQKLNFREHAKARVDHGAEIITQSPGRSSVASPRRLSNVSSSGSINLLESPQLATLAEDVTAALAKQGL